The following coding sequences lie in one Candidatus Dependentiae bacterium genomic window:
- a CDS encoding ankyrin repeat domain-containing protein: protein MKKFLFFFGFIGSLITLPEEYCHASGTDYSIARTNKLSKKLSDAEIIDAIVNEKLNSIQNFKSVNANANLGDYTLQLRYSSIQIKDATPLAIAIESDTLKKKEEIIKTLLNRNQNADLFKEYSTISPSITFIIKPITVLLTGESLTQYHNEIADWLVSNKLVNASVDEENNTALHKMAASNTYLQSFKKLIQNEANIEAINNKGETPLHCALKLDKNSTLMASTIALNIIKNSTIDLIKIHTFTNSFGSKTSETLFESILALPQNNFNYNLLKIAINKIIDTSKAASKITESGDSLFHILASNQRLFNDFKNKVSFNLTLRNNQGETPLFTACKNADPNAREIANELIIGGSDVTVNDSQMNNLLHAAAKAGNVDVLKILLTNNNIAALINEKNSNNQTPLEIIIKQATETNNPSKDQFLKPIKLLIEYGADKGNAVNIINKKFQHSQGNIQEKLTNLIETTQPTQVLPSKPSSGTSPAKKEQTDYSIQRKTKLIKNENKIEPKSAEAVSELQEKLNNLSGKLSELKKKLETLGTQLIKLKVSLNK, encoded by the coding sequence ATGAAAAAGTTTTTGTTTTTTTTCGGATTTATTGGAAGTTTAATTACGCTACCAGAAGAATACTGTCATGCAAGCGGTACTGATTACTCTATCGCTCGCACAAATAAACTTTCAAAGAAACTAAGTGATGCAGAAATTATAGACGCAATTGTAAATGAGAAGCTTAATAGCATACAAAATTTTAAAAGCGTTAATGCAAACGCTAACTTAGGTGATTATACACTACAATTACGGTATAGTTCTATCCAAATAAAAGATGCTACACCTCTTGCTATAGCCATTGAATCAGATACATTGAAAAAAAAAGAAGAAATTATAAAAACTCTATTAAACCGAAATCAAAATGCTGATTTATTTAAAGAATACTCAACAATATCTCCTTCAATAACATTTATAATAAAACCAATCACAGTTCTGCTTACAGGTGAATCTCTAACTCAGTATCACAATGAAATTGCAGATTGGCTGGTTAGTAACAAGCTTGTCAATGCATCTGTTGATGAAGAAAATAATACAGCTCTCCACAAAATGGCTGCTTCTAATACATATTTACAAAGTTTTAAAAAATTGATTCAAAACGAAGCAAACATTGAAGCTATAAATAACAAAGGAGAAACACCTCTTCATTGTGCATTAAAACTTGATAAAAATTCCACATTGATGGCGAGTACGATCGCGCTTAATATTATTAAAAACAGCACTATTGATCTCATTAAAATACATACATTTACTAATTCATTTGGCTCAAAAACATCTGAAACGCTCTTTGAAAGTATATTAGCATTACCACAAAATAATTTTAATTATAATTTATTAAAAATAGCCATAAATAAAATAATTGACACGAGCAAAGCTGCATCAAAAATTACTGAATCTGGCGATTCATTATTTCATATTCTTGCTAGTAACCAGAGACTTTTTAATGACTTTAAAAACAAAGTGTCCTTTAACTTAACGCTACGCAATAATCAAGGTGAAACTCCATTATTTACAGCATGTAAAAATGCCGATCCAAATGCTCGAGAAATAGCAAATGAGCTTATTATAGGTGGGTCTGATGTAACGGTGAACGACTCTCAAATGAATAACTTATTGCATGCAGCAGCAAAAGCAGGGAATGTGGATGTCTTGAAAATTTTGCTTACTAACAACAATATTGCTGCTTTAATTAATGAGAAAAACTCGAACAATCAAACTCCTTTGGAAATAATTATAAAACAAGCCACCGAGACTAATAATCCGAGCAAAGATCAATTTTTAAAACCTATAAAACTACTTATTGAATATGGAGCGGATAAAGGGAATGCAGTGAATATTATAAATAAAAAATTTCAACACTCTCAAGGAAATATTCAAGAGAAATTGACGAACCTTATTGAAACGACACAACCTACTCAAGTATTACCAAGTAAACCATCTTCAGGAACATCGCCCGCAAAAAAAGAGCAAACTGATTATTCTATCCAGCGTAAGACGAAATTAATAAAAAATGAGAATAAAATTGAGCCAAAATCAGCAGAAGCAGTCTCCGAGCTACAAGAAAAACTTAATAATCTCTCAGGAAAGCTATCTGAACTCAAAAAGAAACTAGAAACTCTTGGAACCCAGTTGATAAAGCTTAAGGTTTCTCTCAATAAATAA
- a CDS encoding rhodanese-like domain-containing protein, with translation MDSNSMIKTVSPHDLKTLLDKNDVVLIDVREPAEYRSKHIEGSTLISLSQLSCERLPSKSGHIVIHCQSGRRSLDACLKLLSQDSFLNVASLDGGIVAWEQAGFSVKKNGSMIPLDRQTQFVAGFLAFTGTILGTFINPGFYIIPGFVGMGLMFAGITGWCGMALLLAKMPWNQ, from the coding sequence ATGGACAGCAATTCAATGATTAAAACGGTTTCGCCACATGATTTAAAAACGCTGCTTGATAAAAATGATGTTGTTCTTATTGATGTTCGAGAACCCGCTGAATATCGATCTAAGCACATAGAGGGATCGACCCTTATTTCACTATCACAACTTTCATGTGAACGGCTGCCTTCAAAATCTGGTCATATTGTTATTCACTGTCAGTCGGGAAGACGAAGCTTAGATGCTTGTTTAAAGCTTTTGAGTCAAGATTCATTTTTGAATGTAGCATCTCTTGATGGAGGAATTGTAGCTTGGGAGCAAGCCGGTTTTTCAGTTAAAAAAAATGGGTCCATGATTCCTCTTGATCGACAAACTCAATTTGTTGCAGGTTTTTTAGCATTTACAGGAACAATTTTAGGTACTTTTATTAACCCTGGATTTTATATAATTCCTGGATTTGTTGGGATGGGTTTAATGTTTGCGGGAATTACGGGCTGGTGCGGAATGGCTTTATTGCTTGCAAAAATGCCATGGAATCAATAG
- a CDS encoding rod shape-determining protein RodA, whose translation MIDRRYFRYFDLISFILTMMLLGLGLLFVFSSTYTPERPFSVFFKKQLVLGVFGGLGLYFFFCIKDLRKLMRWGFIFYFVILALLVYTAVGGWIGMGAKRWISLYFIRVQPSELAKLFLPVFFAYYFSEQDIPKYYAPSKLPFKDFLFPLGILFISFVLILKQPDLGTALIILFSGLTLVWFIGIDKRFFLIGSLFCFLGAPFLWKVLKPYQQRRILVLMGYGDVRKERYQIEQAKIAIGSGGITGKGFLKGTQNKLEFVPEDHTDFIFSVICEEWGFVGALFMLLLFGLLFLRIIYLTSQLPGLFEQIIVLGLLIHILLSVCINVGMVAGMLPIVGIPLPLVSYGLSNLWVTMASLGWINNIFIRRFYY comes from the coding sequence ATGATTGATCGACGTTATTTTCGTTATTTTGATTTGATAAGTTTTATCTTAACCATGATGTTATTGGGATTAGGACTTTTGTTTGTCTTCAGTTCAACGTATACACCTGAACGACCGTTTTCGGTTTTTTTCAAAAAACAGTTGGTGCTTGGGGTTTTTGGTGGCCTTGGTCTTTATTTTTTCTTTTGCATCAAAGATTTACGCAAGCTGATGCGGTGGGGATTTATTTTTTATTTTGTTATTTTGGCATTACTCGTTTACACCGCTGTTGGCGGATGGATTGGTATGGGCGCAAAGCGGTGGATTTCGCTCTATTTTATTCGCGTTCAACCTTCAGAACTTGCAAAGCTTTTTCTCCCGGTCTTTTTTGCATACTACTTTAGTGAGCAAGATATTCCCAAATATTACGCGCCATCCAAGCTTCCCTTTAAAGACTTTCTATTTCCGCTCGGTATTTTATTTATAAGTTTTGTACTTATTCTCAAACAGCCCGATCTGGGGACTGCCCTTATTATTTTATTTTCAGGACTTACGCTTGTTTGGTTTATCGGCATTGATAAGCGATTTTTCTTGATAGGTAGTTTATTTTGTTTTTTGGGAGCACCATTTTTATGGAAAGTTCTTAAACCCTACCAGCAGCGACGCATTCTGGTGCTTATGGGATATGGCGATGTGCGCAAGGAGCGGTATCAAATTGAGCAAGCAAAAATTGCTATTGGCTCTGGTGGTATAACCGGAAAAGGATTTCTAAAAGGAACGCAAAATAAATTGGAGTTTGTGCCTGAAGATCATACCGACTTTATTTTTTCGGTGATTTGCGAAGAGTGGGGGTTTGTCGGAGCATTATTTATGCTCTTGCTTTTTGGTCTTCTTTTCTTACGTATTATTTATCTGACGTCGCAGCTTCCCGGGCTCTTTGAACAAATTATTGTTTTGGGGCTTTTGATTCATATTCTGCTTTCGGTGTGCATTAACGTAGGCATGGTTGCTGGCATGCTGCCTATTGTGGGTATTCCCTTGCCTCTGGTGAGCTATGGTCTTTCGAACTTGTGGGTGACCATGGCAAGCTTGGGGTGGATTAATAATATTTTTATTCGCCGCTTTTATTACTAA
- a CDS encoding HU family DNA-binding protein: MNKSELISALSEETNFSKKDVAKVLASFTRIVERTLKKGGKLSLTGFGTFWISKRPARVGINPATKQRIHLPATHVPRFKAGKHLKEQIRAA, translated from the coding sequence ATGAATAAGAGTGAATTGATAAGCGCGTTGAGCGAAGAAACCAATTTCAGCAAAAAAGACGTCGCAAAGGTTCTCGCATCATTCACACGTATCGTTGAACGCACCTTGAAAAAAGGCGGCAAACTTTCTCTTACCGGTTTTGGCACATTCTGGATTTCAAAACGCCCAGCGCGCGTTGGTATCAATCCAGCAACCAAACAACGCATTCACCTTCCAGCAACACATGTTCCTCGCTTCAAAGCTGGAAAACATCTCAAAGAGCAGATCCGCGCTGCTTAA
- a CDS encoding CPBP family intramembrane metalloprotease: MVYILWNVIRPVLLSALSIFVTFQVLQPCALWLDPSFNLLASRGVGKVAFVTLVITHIFLLLIISAQSLWQKFLDSCIYFFWKEHWLKPFLTFFGLFFGLHAAILSGIVFGNVATFESGAFALNSIKIFSLAFGFFVTFLLAWSEELIFRGTLYQYFAQFISPFSSALITSLIFSLVHDLTCPWNLVTKDWKLGLGLFLLGLLLNLIFIVTGKLYTGMGVHAGLVYVKVVLRRLPLIVYGPTIPFWLDSDLRQSLLIHLFFALVIIGISIRYKKIIWPKKM; the protein is encoded by the coding sequence ATGGTCTACATTTTATGGAATGTTATAAGGCCGGTATTATTATCGGCCTTATCTATTTTTGTTACATTTCAGGTTCTTCAGCCCTGTGCATTATGGCTTGATCCCTCATTTAATTTGCTTGCAAGCAGAGGTGTTGGAAAAGTTGCGTTTGTGACCCTGGTTATCACGCACATTTTTTTGTTGCTTATTATCAGTGCGCAATCACTCTGGCAAAAGTTTTTAGATTCATGCATTTACTTCTTCTGGAAAGAACATTGGCTTAAACCATTTCTTACCTTTTTTGGACTCTTCTTTGGACTTCATGCTGCGATATTAAGCGGTATCGTTTTTGGAAACGTTGCAACATTTGAATCTGGAGCATTTGCGCTCAACTCAATAAAAATTTTTAGTCTTGCATTTGGATTTTTTGTTACATTTCTTTTAGCATGGAGCGAAGAGCTCATTTTTCGAGGAACCTTGTATCAATATTTCGCGCAATTCATTTCGCCATTTTCAAGCGCCTTGATTACATCGCTTATTTTTTCCCTAGTACATGATTTAACCTGCCCTTGGAATTTAGTGACAAAAGACTGGAAACTTGGTCTAGGGCTTTTTTTACTAGGTCTTTTGTTAAATCTGATTTTTATTGTGACCGGAAAATTATACACCGGCATGGGAGTCCACGCCGGCCTTGTTTATGTCAAAGTTGTGTTACGTCGTTTACCACTGATTGTTTACGGACCAACTATTCCATTTTGGCTTGATAGTGATTTAAGGCAATCACTTTTAATTCATCTATTTTTTGCTTTGGTGATTATTGGCATCAGTATTCGTTATAAAAAGATCATTTGGCCAAAAAAAATGTAG
- a CDS encoding SMC family ATPase, protein MIPRRIELKNFLSYGEPMQVVDFVNYSLMCLSGKNGHGKSALLDALTWAVWGQARKTGGTSKADEGLLRLGQTRMMVCLEFEFNQNVYRIRREYAKTYGKPYAALDFEIFDQEKQRFISLTDKTIRQTQAKIEQLIGLDFETFTNSAFIRQGQSNEFSKKSSKERKQILANILGLSRYDTLQSKALESAKQLGDEKKLISMMQEQHNTALAQRQEIMANSLSKKEMLQQSVLLVEQHQQNVLNLEKERMQLEHAQVQLNQLTSTYDTIKKTYNLKLQVFIQLIKSWKSTHAQLLTYANIHDLENRKKILHQQEKSLLEVHQKSLTLHEKSLTIKDIYQKRYALLKTEADKQMYELTLNIDRQAMDLKHQSKQYEEKQHRYATLTKQIEVLKQEQALLNEQQKNRALFEVKFEADKLQFEKRRAYYPILVQRGNWMSNELVELEHRKKVVHDQTNPSCPLCEQVLTLKRKQFLSTRFTDQEHFLTHRFTRISNLIKRLKEILVKQHQELDTSTKQQVIFTKNAARQDEIAQQLTMLTHEQEAADKALYELSAHITQTEQAHLQAQQARISQEQLIGATLEKDTELTSLRTTLAELTSQRTALSYNPEEFSQLQEHIKQLEMLLAASQQVTQLHNEQHERKTKIASIIPELKQFKLHITQIEHQLAELASLNEQEQKLGTKLTEEKLAQANAASCKEALLKEIAGLDHELQRLDGIAQQFEANRQKLAHLDQEIEDYTNLAQAFGKNGIQALLIEDAIPEIEKEANDILSRLTNNQSQIFIESLRDLKSGGVKETLDIQISDTAGIRPYEMFSGGEAFRIDFSLRIAISKLLARRAGTALQTLIIDEGFGSQDEDGLTNIMQALYTVQHDFSKIIIVSHLAEFKENFPVHLIVEKGPNGSVVHVEERG, encoded by the coding sequence ATGATCCCAAGACGCATCGAATTAAAAAATTTTTTAAGCTACGGTGAACCCATGCAGGTGGTTGACTTCGTCAACTACTCGCTTATGTGTCTATCGGGCAAAAATGGTCACGGCAAATCGGCTCTTCTTGACGCACTCACCTGGGCTGTTTGGGGGCAAGCACGTAAAACTGGAGGTACTTCAAAAGCTGACGAAGGACTTCTACGTCTTGGCCAAACTCGCATGATGGTTTGCTTGGAATTTGAATTTAACCAGAATGTGTACCGTATACGTCGCGAATATGCAAAAACGTATGGAAAGCCTTACGCTGCTCTCGATTTTGAAATTTTTGATCAAGAAAAGCAACGCTTCATTTCACTGACCGATAAAACAATTCGTCAAACACAGGCGAAAATTGAACAACTCATCGGCCTTGACTTTGAAACGTTTACTAATTCCGCATTTATTCGACAAGGGCAATCAAACGAGTTTTCTAAAAAGTCATCCAAAGAGCGCAAACAGATTTTAGCCAATATTTTAGGACTTTCTCGTTACGACACCTTACAAAGCAAAGCACTTGAGTCCGCCAAGCAGCTTGGTGATGAAAAAAAACTTATAAGCATGATGCAAGAACAACACAATACCGCGCTTGCGCAGCGCCAAGAAATTATGGCAAACTCTCTGAGTAAAAAAGAGATGCTCCAACAATCTGTTCTTTTGGTTGAACAACATCAGCAAAATGTTTTAAATCTTGAAAAAGAACGTATGCAGTTAGAACATGCACAAGTCCAACTAAACCAGCTGACCAGCACGTATGACACCATCAAGAAAACATACAATCTCAAGCTGCAAGTATTTATTCAGTTGATCAAAAGCTGGAAATCAACACATGCTCAGCTACTTACCTATGCAAACATCCACGATCTTGAAAATCGAAAAAAAATATTGCATCAACAAGAAAAGAGCCTGCTTGAAGTACATCAAAAAAGTCTCACACTTCATGAAAAAAGCCTTACAATTAAGGACATCTATCAAAAACGATACGCTTTGTTAAAAACAGAAGCAGACAAACAGATGTATGAACTAACGTTGAATATTGATCGACAAGCGATGGATCTTAAACATCAATCAAAACAGTACGAAGAGAAGCAACATCGGTATGCAACACTGACAAAACAGATTGAAGTACTTAAGCAAGAACAAGCCCTTTTGAACGAGCAACAAAAAAACAGGGCTCTTTTTGAAGTCAAATTTGAAGCTGACAAGCTCCAATTTGAAAAACGTCGTGCCTACTACCCAATACTGGTTCAACGAGGCAATTGGATGAGTAACGAACTTGTTGAGCTTGAACATCGCAAAAAAGTAGTGCATGACCAAACAAACCCCTCATGCCCTTTGTGTGAACAAGTACTCACGCTCAAACGCAAGCAATTTTTAAGCACACGGTTTACCGATCAAGAACACTTTTTAACCCATCGCTTCACACGCATCAGCAACTTGATCAAGCGGCTCAAGGAAATCTTGGTTAAGCAACACCAAGAACTTGATACTTCAACCAAACAACAGGTAATTTTTACTAAAAATGCTGCTCGACAAGATGAAATTGCACAACAGCTTACCATGCTCACTCATGAACAAGAAGCCGCAGACAAAGCGTTATATGAACTCAGTGCTCACATAACGCAGACCGAACAGGCCCACCTGCAGGCCCAGCAAGCTCGCATAAGCCAAGAACAGCTGATTGGAGCAACACTTGAAAAAGATACTGAGCTGACAAGCTTACGAACGACGCTGGCTGAACTTACGTCACAGCGAACAGCACTTTCGTATAACCCTGAAGAATTTTCACAGCTCCAAGAGCATATTAAACAGCTTGAGATGCTCTTGGCTGCCAGTCAGCAAGTTACCCAACTTCATAACGAACAGCACGAACGAAAAACAAAAATTGCATCAATCATCCCTGAGCTTAAACAATTTAAGCTGCACATCACCCAAATTGAACACCAACTAGCCGAGCTTGCTTCGCTCAATGAACAAGAGCAAAAACTCGGAACTAAGCTTACAGAGGAAAAATTGGCTCAAGCAAACGCAGCATCCTGCAAAGAGGCATTACTTAAAGAAATTGCCGGACTTGATCATGAACTTCAACGACTTGATGGCATTGCGCAGCAATTTGAAGCAAACAGGCAAAAACTTGCTCATCTTGATCAAGAAATTGAGGATTACACTAATCTGGCACAGGCGTTTGGTAAAAATGGGATTCAAGCGCTTTTAATTGAAGATGCTATTCCCGAGATTGAAAAAGAAGCAAACGATATTTTGAGTAGACTCACCAATAACCAGTCTCAGATTTTTATTGAATCGTTACGCGATCTAAAAAGCGGTGGCGTTAAAGAAACACTTGATATCCAGATCTCCGATACCGCCGGCATCAGGCCCTATGAAATGTTTTCTGGAGGAGAGGCCTTTCGTATCGATTTTTCATTGCGCATAGCTATTTCAAAGCTTTTGGCCCGCCGAGCGGGGACTGCGCTCCAGACTCTCATCATTGACGAAGGGTTTGGTTCCCAAGACGAAGATGGCCTAACCAACATCATGCAGGCACTCTATACAGTCCAACACGATTTTTCAAAAATTATTATTGTTTCACATTTGGCTGAATTTAAAGAAAACTTCCCTGTTCATCTGATTGTTGAAAAGGGGCCGAATGGTTCAGTTGTTCATGTAGAAGAACGTGGATAG